DNA from Halogeometricum sp. S1BR25-6:
GCGCTGGCCAGTCTGTTCATGGCGTGGGCCATCGGTGCGGGTTCTTCGGGCTCCACGCCGTTCGCCCCCGCCGTCGGCGCGAACGCCATCTCGGTCATGCGCGCGGGGTTCGTCGTCGGACTTCTCGGATTCGCCGGCGCCTTCCTGCAGGGCGCGAACGTCACGCAGGCCGTCGGCAACGACCTCGTCGTCGGCGACGTGCTGACTGCGAGCGCCGCCACCGTCGCGCTCATCGTCGCCGCCGGCCTCGTCGCCCTCGGCGTGTTCGCGGGCTACCCCATCGCCACCGCGTTCACCGTCACCGGCGCCGTCGTCGGCGTCGGCCTCGCCAACGGCGGCGCGCCCGCGTGGGACAAATACCAACAGATCGTCTCGCTGTGGGTTCTCACGCCGTTCCTCGGCGGCGGCGCGGCGTACGGTACCGCGCGCCTGCTCCGCAACGAATCCGTGCCCGAACGGGTCGCCGTCCCAGTGCTCGGGGGCGTCGTCGGCGCCATCGTCGCGAACATCGACTTCGCCCTCCTCGCGGGCGACGGCGCCGACGCCGGGTCGATTGCAGGGTACGTAGCCCGCGCCCTGCCGGGCATCGACGCGGGCGGAGTGCTCGGCGTCGCCGCCGTGACACTCGGCGTCGCTCTCCTCTCCGGCGGCGCCGTCGCCCGCGAGATGCACCGCGACGAGGCGGCCGGCCAGCGTCGGTTCCTGCTCGTGCTCGGCGGTCTCGTCGCCTTCTCGGCGGGCGGGAGCCAGGTCGGCCTCGCCATCGGCCCGCTCGTCCCCCTGCTCGACGCGGTGACCATCCCGCTCCCGGCGTTGCTCGCCGGCGGCGGTATCGGCCTCCTCGTCGGGTCGTGGACCGGCGCGCCGCGGATGATAAAGGCGCTCGCGCAGGACTACTCCTCGCTCGGGCCGCGGCGCTCCATCGCGGCGATGATTCCCTCGTTCGCCATCGCGCAGGTGGCCGTCGCGCTCGGCATCCCCGTGTCGTTCAACGAGATAATCGTCAGCGCCATCGTCGGCAGCGGGTTCGCCGCCGGCGGCGCGGGCGTCAGTCGCGAGAAGATGGTGAAGACCGTGCTCGCGTGGGTCGGGTCGCTCGCCCTCGCGTTCGGACTCTCCTACGGCGTGTTCACGGCGCTGGCCGTCGCGTTCGGGCTGTGAGTTCGGAAAAAGAAGCTCCTCTCCTCGCTCCGCCGCGCTTCTACTCCGTCTCGATTTCCTCGGCCTCGGACTCCTCTTCGCCCTGCGGGTCGTAGGACTCGTCGACGGTGATGCGCGCCTTCATGATGCGCGTGTTGTCCACCTGCTCGATGCGGATGGTGATGCCCTCGAACGCGATCTCCTCGCCCTCCTCGACCAGGCGGCCGGCGCGGTTGAAGATGAAGCCGGCGAGCGTCTCGAACTCCTCTCCTTCCGGTAAGTCGAGTTCCAAGACCTCGTTCACCTCGTCGATGTTCACCTCGCCGCGGACGAGCGTTTCGCGGTCGTTGACGAACTCGAAGGCCTCCTCCTCGTCGTCTTCGAGGATGTCTCCGACGATTTCCTCGACCATGTCCTCCAGCGTGAGGAGGCCCTCGGTCGTCCCGAACTCGTCGATGACGATGACCATCTGCAGGCGGCTGTCCTGTATCTCCGCCAGCAGTTCGTCGACGTTCTTCGACTCGGGGACGTGCAGCGTCGGTTGGACGATGTCGGCGAGTTTGCCGCCGCCCTCGCCGTAGAACTGCTCGCGGACCAGGTCCCGGATGTTGACGATGCCGATGACGTTGTCGAGGTTGCCGTCGTAGACGGGGACGCGTTCGTGGTCCGACTGGATACAGGTCTCGATGGCCTCGTCGAGCGTCGCGTCCTTCGAGACGGCGGTCATGTCGAGACGCGGCGTCATCACCTCCTTGGCGATGGTGTTGTTGAAGCGGAAGATGCGGTCGAGCATCTCCCGTTCCTCCTCCTCGATGACGCCCTCGCGCTCGCCGGTCTGGATGAGGTCCTGAATCTCGTCGCGCGTGATGTAGGACGTCTCGATGGACGACCGGCCGCCGGTCACCTTGTTGATGACGCGCGTCAGGTAGTCGAAGAAGACGACCAAGGGGAACAGCACGTACTCGGAGTACTTCAGCGGGCGCGCGATGCGGAGCGACCACGACTCGGTGTTCTCGACGGCGTAGGACTTCGGCGCGCTCTCGCCGAACAGCAACACGAGCGTCGTGATGCCGAACGTCGAGATGAGGACCGCGAGGCCGGCGTCGTAGTAGATACCGACGATGGCCGTCGAGATTGACGACATCGCGATGTTGACGATGTTGTTCCCGACGAGAATGGTGATGAGCAGCCGGTGCGGGTCGGATTTGAGGTCGCTCACCGCCTTCGCCCCCGGTACGCCTCGCTCGACCAGCGAGTCGACGCGGTGCTTGGCCAGCGAGAACATGGCTATCTCCGAGGAGGAGAAGAACGCCGACAGGCCGATGAGAATCACGATGGCGACGGCGCCGCCGACGGTGATAGTGGTGTTGTCCACCGGGACCGTCGGCATCTGCAGGACGCCGGCCGCGACCGAGGAGGCCGCGTTACTCATCGAACTGGCGGGCTGAACGGAGGCTGCCGAACCCGCCGAAGGGCGGTGCTGAGCAGCGAGAGATGGTACGAGCGACGACAAACCCATGCAAATACGTCCACTTGTCCGGCCCCGGAATTAAGAGTTGCCCTCGGCCGCCGGTCCGAACGCCCGTCTCACCGGGTTTCGCCGCTCGCGGCGGGGGATTCCGGGGGCGAAGCGCTTAGGGACCGGACGGCCGTAGCGGCGAGCATGACGGGCGACGAACCGGCGATTACGCTGTATCGACTGCAGGCGTGCCCCTTCTGCGAGCGGGTCGTCCGCGTGCTGGACGACCTCGACCTCGCCTACGAGTCGCGCTTCGTCGAACCGATGCACTCCGACCGGAACGTCGTCAAGCGCATCTCGGGCAAGCGGACCGTCCCGGCCATCGTCGACGACGAAACCGGCGTGACGATGTCCGAATCCGCCAACATCGTCGACTACCTCGAAAACACCTACGGCGACGGCTCCGGGGCCGACGCCGCCGAGGGGGGTGCGGCTTGATGGTCGACTTCGAAGTCGTCGACCTGCCCGACTCGGACCACCCCGACGTCGGCGACACCGCGCCCGACTTCACCCGGCCGCTCGTCGGCCCGGAGTACTGGGAGGACGTCGCCCTCTCGGACCTCGCCGCCGAGGGGCCGGTGCTGCTCGTCTTCCACCCGATGGACGGCGCGTTCCCCTCGACGTACGTTTGGAACAACCTCCGCGACGAGGGCGTCGTCGACCGGGTGACCACCGTCGGCGTCTCCGTCTCCTCGCCGTACGAGCACAAGACGCTCCTCGACGAACGCGACATCGAGGACTCGGTCCGCCTCTACTCGGACCCCGCCGCGGGCGTCGCCGAGGGGTACGGCATCGAGAACCCCCTCGACGGCATGACCGGCATCACCGAGCACCGCCCGGCCGTCTTCCTCCTCGACGAAGAGCGCACCGTGCAGTACGCCTGGGTCGCGAGCGAGTGGCCCGACTTCCCCGACTACGAGGACGTCGCGGCCGCCGTCGAAGAGCACGCGTAACGCTCCGGCACCCTCTTACTCCCGCGCCGTCTCCCACCCGACGAGCGATGTCGAACCTCGATGACTCGATAGACGCGGCCGCGGCGGCCGTCCGCGCGGGCGAGGCCGTCGTCTATCCGACGGAGACGGTGTACGGCCTCGGCGCGGACGCGACGGACGCCAGCGCCGTCGAACGCGTGTTCGAACTGAAGGGGCGCGACCGTTCGAAGCCGCTCTCGGTCGGCGTCCCCGACGCGGCCGCCGCCCGCGAGTACGCCCGCCCGACGCCGTTCGAGACCCGGTTCATGGAGCGGTTCCTCCCCGGCCCCGTCACCGTCGTCGTCGAACGCGGCCCGGACCTCTCGGACGTACTCACCGCCGGCGGCGACCGCGTCGGCGTCCGCGTCCCCGACTACGACGTGACGCTCGACTTCTACCGGCGCGCCGACCGGCCCGTGACGGCGACCAGCGCGAACCGGAGCGGCGCTCCGAGCGTCCGGACGCCCGCCGAACTGGACCCGGAACTCCGCGACCGCGTCGGCGCCGTCGTCGACGCCGGCGAGACGCCCGGCGGCACCGAGAGCACCGTCGTCGACCCCGGACGGAACGTGATTCACCGCCGCGGCGCGATGGCCGACGAGGTGGCGTCGTGGCTCGCCGAGGAGACGGGCGACCCGCCGAGCGTCGACTCCGAGTGAGGTGCGAGATTACAACCCGAGTAGCGTCTTCAGCGACCGCGTCTTCGTTCCGCAGGTCGTCCGATACTCGCAGGCGGCGCACTTCGTCGAGTCGCGCACGCGGGGCGGGACGCCCTCCGTTCGGCGAACCGTCCACAGCGTCCGCCGGTAGGCCCCCGCGTTCCGCGTCGTGACCCGGACCGTTCGAACGACGCCGTGCGCCGGATACTCCACCAGCGCGCGCGGAATCTCCCGCTCGCGCTCCCACGCCAACGCCTTGGCGACGGCGACGGCGCGGACGCGCTGGGGTTTCCAGACGCCGCGTTCGGGCGGGTCGCCGGGGGAGACGAGCGTCGGCGTCGGCGGGTCGCCGTCGAGCACCTTGTGCGCGATTCCGTGGCAGTCGCGCCCCCGAAGAAACACCTCGCGACCCGTGGGGTCGGCCAACGCCGCCCAGTCGTCGCGTTCGGTCAGGCGTTCGAGGTTCGCGCGGTACGTCTCGGGGTCGACCGCGAGGGGAAGTCCGGCGAGTTCGGCGTCGTCGGCCGCCAGCGACTCGTCGTACCTGAACGCGAGTTCCCGAACCGCTTCGACCTCGGGCGGCGGCGCGTGGTCGTCGTACTTCTCGGCGTAGTACAGTTGCCGGGGGCAGTAGGCCGCCCGCGCGAGGTGCGAGAACGGCGTCGAGGGTCGTGACACGGGGATGTTGGCGTCGCTCCCGTACTTGAACGTTCGTCGAACGGGGAAGCGCGGGGAGCGGCGGAGAAGCGGGGACGGGGGGACCCTCAGAGGTCGAATCCGGGTTCGTACGCGAGCAGTCCCGTCAGCGCCTCCTTCGTCGACCCCTCGCGCACGCCCAGTTCCGCGTCGGAGACGGCGGCCAGTCGCTCGACGGCGCGGCGTCGCTCGGGCACCTGCGAGGGGTGTTCGCGGGCGAAGTGGACGAGCGAGACGTACGCGTACGTCCGCACGTCCCCGTCGTCGTCAGACAGCGTCTCGGGAAGCGCCGTCACCGTCCGCGGGAACCGCCGGGGGTCGGCGCCCAGCAATTTCCCGGCCGCCATCACGCCCGCGAGTCGCACCGTCGCGTCGCCGTCGCGCATCGCCGCCGTCACCTGCCTGTCGGTCCGGGCGACCGATTCGGGAAACGCCTCGCCGACTTCGCCCACGACGGCCAGGGCGGCCCGACGGGTCGGGACGTGCGGCGTCTCCAGTCGCCGAACGGCGGCGTCGAGACCCTTTTTCGCTGCTACGGGGCGGACGGCGGCGAGTTGCGCGAGGGCGCGCATGCCGACGAACGAGAGCGATTCAGCGTCGGCGGCGGCAAACGCGGCGACGTCGTCGGCCCACACCTCGAACTCGACGGGACGGAGGAGGCCGATGAGGTCCAACGCCTCTTCGGCGGCCCGTCGGGCGTCGTCCCCGCAGTCGCGGACGATGGCCAGCAGGTCCCCGACGGCGTCGCCCGCGGTTACCGGGTCGGATAGCGCCGTGTCGACGACTCGGTCGACGTACGCCGTCGGGTCGACGGTCCCGCCCGGACCGCCGTCCGCTCCGTTCGCTCGCTCTTCGCCCGCCGTTCGGTCCGGGGGCCGGTTCTCCGCGCTGTCGTCGACGGCTTCGAGTCCGGCGTCGTCGCCGTCTGGAGGGTTTCGTGACACGGTGTATCCTCGGTTGTTGCTCGCCACTGCACGGCGGGGGTGGTTATAGCTATTCCAGTAATTCCCCGTTTTGAGAATTTGAGACGCCTCGTCGCCGACCCGCCGGCCGTTCGATGCCCGCCGGCCGCCCGCCGCGCGGGCGACGAGTTTCCGGGAGGGGAGACGATTTACGTTCCCGTTCCTTAGCGCCGAGCGTGGATTCTCCGTTCGACGTTCTCGGAGTCGGGCCGGACGCGGACGACGCGGAGGTCGACCGGGCCTACCGGCGTCGGGTCATCGAAGTTCATCCGGACCAGGGAGGGTCGGCCAGCGAGTTCCATCGGGTCCGGACCGCCTACGAGCAGATCATGTCCGGCGACG
Protein-coding regions in this window:
- a CDS encoding inorganic phosphate transporter, which encodes MAAFGTLATLVVAALASLFMAWAIGAGSSGSTPFAPAVGANAISVMRAGFVVGLLGFAGAFLQGANVTQAVGNDLVVGDVLTASAATVALIVAAGLVALGVFAGYPIATAFTVTGAVVGVGLANGGAPAWDKYQQIVSLWVLTPFLGGGAAYGTARLLRNESVPERVAVPVLGGVVGAIVANIDFALLAGDGADAGSIAGYVARALPGIDAGGVLGVAAVTLGVALLSGGAVAREMHRDEAAGQRRFLLVLGGLVAFSAGGSQVGLAIGPLVPLLDAVTIPLPALLAGGGIGLLVGSWTGAPRMIKALAQDYSSLGPRRSIAAMIPSFAIAQVAVALGIPVSFNEIIVSAIVGSGFAAGGAGVSREKMVKTVLAWVGSLALAFGLSYGVFTALAVAFGL
- a CDS encoding hemolysin family protein, producing MSNAASSVAAGVLQMPTVPVDNTTITVGGAVAIVILIGLSAFFSSSEIAMFSLAKHRVDSLVERGVPGAKAVSDLKSDPHRLLITILVGNNIVNIAMSSISTAIVGIYYDAGLAVLISTFGITTLVLLFGESAPKSYAVENTESWSLRIARPLKYSEYVLFPLVVFFDYLTRVINKVTGGRSSIETSYITRDEIQDLIQTGEREGVIEEEEREMLDRIFRFNNTIAKEVMTPRLDMTAVSKDATLDEAIETCIQSDHERVPVYDGNLDNVIGIVNIRDLVREQFYGEGGGKLADIVQPTLHVPESKNVDELLAEIQDSRLQMVIVIDEFGTTEGLLTLEDMVEEIVGDILEDDEEEAFEFVNDRETLVRGEVNIDEVNEVLELDLPEGEEFETLAGFIFNRAGRLVEEGEEIAFEGITIRIEQVDNTRIMKARITVDESYDPQGEEESEAEEIETE
- a CDS encoding glutaredoxin family protein, with product MTGDEPAITLYRLQACPFCERVVRVLDDLDLAYESRFVEPMHSDRNVVKRISGKRTVPAIVDDETGVTMSESANIVDYLENTYGDGSGADAAEGGAA
- a CDS encoding redoxin domain-containing protein → MVDFEVVDLPDSDHPDVGDTAPDFTRPLVGPEYWEDVALSDLAAEGPVLLVFHPMDGAFPSTYVWNNLRDEGVVDRVTTVGVSVSSPYEHKTLLDERDIEDSVRLYSDPAAGVAEGYGIENPLDGMTGITEHRPAVFLLDEERTVQYAWVASEWPDFPDYEDVAAAVEEHA
- a CDS encoding L-threonylcarbamoyladenylate synthase, which translates into the protein MSNLDDSIDAAAAAVRAGEAVVYPTETVYGLGADATDASAVERVFELKGRDRSKPLSVGVPDAAAAREYARPTPFETRFMERFLPGPVTVVVERGPDLSDVLTAGGDRVGVRVPDYDVTLDFYRRADRPVTATSANRSGAPSVRTPAELDPELRDRVGAVVDAGETPGGTESTVVDPGRNVIHRRGAMADEVASWLAEETGDPPSVDSE
- a CDS encoding CRISPR-associated protein Cas4, which codes for MSRPSTPFSHLARAAYCPRQLYYAEKYDDHAPPPEVEAVRELAFRYDESLAADDAELAGLPLAVDPETYRANLERLTERDDWAALADPTGREVFLRGRDCHGIAHKVLDGDPPTPTLVSPGDPPERGVWKPQRVRAVAVAKALAWEREREIPRALVEYPAHGVVRTVRVTTRNAGAYRRTLWTVRRTEGVPPRVRDSTKCAACEYRTTCGTKTRSLKTLLGL
- a CDS encoding adaptin, which encodes MSRNPPDGDDAGLEAVDDSAENRPPDRTAGEERANGADGGPGGTVDPTAYVDRVVDTALSDPVTAGDAVGDLLAIVRDCGDDARRAAEEALDLIGLLRPVEFEVWADDVAAFAAADAESLSFVGMRALAQLAAVRPVAAKKGLDAAVRRLETPHVPTRRAALAVVGEVGEAFPESVARTDRQVTAAMRDGDATVRLAGVMAAGKLLGADPRRFPRTVTALPETLSDDDGDVRTYAYVSLVHFAREHPSQVPERRRAVERLAAVSDAELGVREGSTKEALTGLLAYEPGFDL